DNA from Ictalurus punctatus breed USDA103 chromosome 7, Coco_2.0, whole genome shotgun sequence:
gagagagttacagagaaacaggaaatgaagtAAAGAAAGATGAAAAGCCTGTGCCTGTTGCGTCCTATAATGAAGGCATgttaaaactgtttattttctctcttacAAATATCAACTTCCACTCCTCTGCTTTGGGGTAAACTCTTGGAATTTCCATGGTAATTAAATAGATTCGTTATTGATACTGTCTTTTTACATTCGTTTATTGGTACCTGTTTATGATGCATGTGAAGTgaataataaaacaagaaaTTGCTAACTAGCTcgtgatttgtacattcctgttaaaggtACTTCTGGTAAAATTGGGGTCCCTTCTTGCTTTTCGTCTTCATCTgatgagctttcatattttaagctAGAAGctatattcctgaaaagtatcATTTGCCATGTTGGCTGCTGATTAGGTTAGCACCGTAGTAACTGTTTCAAACAAGGAAGTggaactgtacagtatgtggtgAACACGGATGAGTGGAGTGATGGGTGATAGACACAATGAAACGTCCCAGTGTGGTTATAGTAAATATGAGCACTCTTGGAACGCTGCTCAgtcaatcaaattagtggaccagaactactgtataaataaaattatttatatttattataaaaataaatgttataacttttttttttttcttggtgtttTTGCAGACAAAGTAGCTGCACCATCATTTTTTCAACCTTTTGGTTAgtaatattttcttttgttaaCATTTCATGTTAAACATCAATTGATTGGCTCGCATTACAGTATCAGTTTACTTGATCATTGAACATGGGATAGCTGAGGAAATGGCAAAATACTGATACTAGAATAGAGTGACTGATTATCATATTTACCatataatgtttaaatattagtGAAACTTCCCTTTTTAAGATCGTCAACTAccactcttttttctttctttttttttcttttttttttctttcttcaagaTTCACAAGAAAGCATTGACAGCACAGGAGGTGAGATTCCTGTGGTTTTCTTGTGGAACATCAGTAGACATGTTCAGCTTACTACTTAAAAGCTCTCCTCATCTCTTCTtagtatttaataatttaattatacaTTAATGATAtactactaattattattattattattattattattatagtatgaAGCTCTTTAAGTGGCCATTGTTCTAATTAATAAATTGTTGTGTGTTTCAGAATTAGTTGTAGAGGCTTTACCAGAGAAAACGCTAGgtaattttaaatgtatgtttttgatATGCTGGTCTCCATAAGATCCGTATATCGCTATCGCCATGGGAACAACATGTAAAGTTTGATTTGtgctaccttttttttttcccctccaagaGCTGTCTGCAACAGACAGTTACCATGGTGAAGATTCGTACTATAAACAGCTAGAAAAAGAGTGTAGGTTGCATTGAAAAATATCATTTATCTTCCATTAAATACAGCGGTATTTGTTATTTAACGTATTCACTCTTTGTTTTTGTATCTTCCACTATGTTAGTTGCGGATATACTCGCTGATGAGAATAAAGGCAAGTTTATTTAAGCTCACATTAAATTATCAATAAGATGTTGATGAtgatttattcattgatttttgtttatttattttggaatcAAATTCAAATGGCATTGTAATACACTTCTCTAGGATCTACACCAGAAGATACACCTGAAAATAAAGCTCCAGAGATGATGATTGAGCCTGAACCTACAGTGGTACCTGAAATGGCAAGTGACTTGACCCTAGGGACTGAAACATCCAAACTTCAAAGAACTTCAGAGTCTCTGTCTGCACATGAAACTACATCAGGGATTACACCAGAAACAGAGGGTGAGAGATTTTAAGATACCAAAATATCTGCTAAGGAAATGCTTTGTGGTCAGGAAATTTCCTCTTTAGCTTTAGTGACGTTTGTGTCTGCTTGTGAACTTTTCACAGTTAAGAAGAAAAAGCCAAACCTCCTCAATAAATttgacaaaacaataaaatccGAAATCAATGCAGCTGAAAAACTGCGTAAAAAGGTAGGCACTGTATGTTTCTTGTTCCAGAATTATAAAGCCaagttttataaaataaacactggggggttgttttgttttttgttggtttgtttttaagtATTTGCTTTCAATGTTTAGGGTAAAGTTGAAGAAGCGCTGCATGCCTTTGAGGCTCTTGTGCAGAAATATCCTCAGAGTCCCAGGAGTCGCTATGGCAAAGCTCAGGTAACCGGTttggataaaaataaacagtagcTTACCTGCAGAGTCACAGCGAGCATACAGTATGATTAAATAGATTTAAGAAGATTCTGACCACTGCATCGTTTGTGGTTTTCCAGGCTGAGGACGATATGGCTGAGAAATTGCGTAGTAATGACATGCTCCTGAAGGCTGTAAACACTTACAGGGAGGCAGCAGAGCTCCCGGATGCTCCTGCCGATCTTATCAAAGCCACGTTAAAGAGACGTGCTGACAGACAGCAGTTCCTGGGTAAGTACTTGTGCTCACTGACGCGTCCTCACAGGCGCATCTCCAGGTCCATTCTAAATGATAATGTCTTAACAGGACGTATGAGGGGCTCTTTAGCTACCTTGGAAAGGCTTGTGCAGATTTTCCCAGAGGACATCGCTCTGAAGAATGAGCTAGGGGTGGCTCATCTCCTGATCGGTGACAACAAAGGCGCAAAACGGGTCTATGAGGAGGTAATGTTTTTGATGTGACTAGgatatttttgctttaaacaGTGAACACTTCAATACAAATTAAGTACTCCAatcatgtataaataaatatgtataaatgtgtataaataatatattatttccaCCTCTTTCAGGTTTTGGCTGTAGCTCCCAGTGATGGATTTGCCAAAGTGCATTATGGATTCATCCTGAAATCTGAAAATAAGATAGCAGAAAGCATACCTTACCTAAAGGTCAGACCTACAgtcatatccatccatccctccatacATCCAATCAATAAAATATGTACTGTGACAAACTGTGatttgtgtgtgaatttgtcTGTGTCCATGTTTAGGAGGGTTTGGAGTCTGGGGCACCAGGAACTGATGACGGTAGATTTTATTTTCACCTTGGAGATGCACTGCAGAGAGTGGGAGACCCGACTGTAAGTTGCCTCAAAAAAGACTTGCctcatttactttatttaaatcctACAAATGAAAGGTGAAGATTTTGCGTGTGCATTTGTTCAGCAGGCTCATGAATGGTATGAGGTTGGGTACCGACGCGGTCATTTTGCCTCCGTTTGGCAGCGGTCACTGTATAATGTGCCAGGACTGCGAGCTCAACCTTGGTGGACAGCCAAAGAAACTGGATACACTGACCTTGTTCAGGTACtgatgtatatgtatgtaaatgtgtcaATTTATATATCAGTCTAAATCcgtgtcatttatttatcttaactgtgtgtatgtgtttatgtagACGCTGGAGCGGAACTGGATGACCATTAGAGAGGAAGCGTTAGCCGTGTTGGATGCTAACAGTGGACTCTTCTTGCCAGAAGATGAAAATCTTCGAGAGACAGGAGACTGGAGCCAGTTTACACTCTGGCAGCagggtaaaacacacacagtccaacATATCAGCACTTATCACATCAGTACTTATTAATGAGCAGAAATATTCAGTGTCTCACACACGCCATCATGGTGACACACACGAAGCTATATAAACGCTACTTATCTTTCAGGACGGAAAGTTGGTTCTTCATGTCAGAGCGTTCCCAAAACCTGTGCTTTACTGGAACGTTTCAAAGAGGCCACCACCTGCAAGAGGGGCCAGGTACGGCTCTTTCATTTGCTCCCATTACCGTCTGTACAAGGCCATGCTGAACATTATTGCTTATTCTCAAATACAGTGTGCTAAAGACAGTAAATTAAGCCTTGCAGAGCACTGTTTAGTCAAAGTagatattcatttatttattagaaataatttatagtaaataaaagttcTCCGTTATATCTGTCACATTTTGGGCAACCCTTCATTAAGGAATGAATCGTActctttttaaatttagttaCACGTTTCCTGGTAAATATTTTTGCAACTGAAAAATTCATTTAGCTGAGATAAGTGGTAGTCTTGGTAAAGAAGGcacttatttttgttttatagcgctgttgaattctgaaatCAGCTCTGACAGAAATCACTAAAAGCTacatattaatgtgctcattcggATATGTTATCATTTATATCAGATTACGAGAAGATTGATAATAGATAgattaaaatgtgttgttcTGTAACAAAGGAAAAACTTAGAATTGTTAATAGGTTgaagatttctgtaaggagacgttacAGAAACGTAAGGaaatgttatttaacattttatggaaggagtctccggtatCAGTAACTATAACGGTCATGTGGGAGTCTGTTGTTTCgttctggtttcttggtaatgAGACTGAAtgggtaaagagagagaaagaaaaaaaggctagtgagggaatgactgttcaTAGCTGATATCTGAATGATAACAGGagataactttttttctttttttcttctaacattccacaacaataaatgcaactacaaaactgaaaatgtatgatgtagcattcttcattaaaaaaaaaagaaaggctggggaaaaaaagggtaaattgctgtggtataatagaaataaaacacttcaggatgtgctgttataggaaaacaaaaACTTCATGATAACACTGTGGGAAGAGTCACATCAGACCAGCTCGTCTGTGATACAACAGCacatcatattttattccttatataacaTTCAAGATGAAGTTCATGACCCATGGTAAACATGTTGGGTTGAGAAGAATTGAATGCCTTGTAATTAAACCATTGGACATGTTCTATTTACAGGTGAAAATAGAGCAAGGCTAACATTAAGCTATATCTAAAGGTGTCCcatgtgtttatatgtacattTGCAGCCAAAATTCAAACTTCACGTACATAGCGTTGAGTGAATTTATTCGATGCTCTACATTCTACCACCTtctcctgtctttctttcaaCTTCAGATCAAGTTTTCAGTGATGCATCCTGGTACACACGTATGGCCTCACACTGGACCCACTAACTGCCG
Protein-coding regions in this window:
- the unm_hu7910 gene encoding aspartyl/asparaginyl beta-hydroxylase isoform X15; the protein is MAETEADGTKMANMAEPQAEPAVSKSSKKSEGHSVFSWLIVLALLGAWMSVAVVWFDIVEYKNVLGTLGKVYDSDGDGDFDVEDAKVLLGLKEKIVSEKEEEPTKTAGASVDHNPEEKPSGESYRETGNEVKKDEKPVPVASYNEGSTPEDTPENKAPEMMIEPEPTVVPEMASDLTLGTETSKLQRTSESLSAHETTSGITPETEVKKKKPNLLNKFDKTIKSEINAAEKLRKKGKVEEALHAFEALVQKYPQSPRSRYGKAQAEDDMAEKLRSNDMLLKAVNTYREAAELPDAPADLIKATLKRRADRQQFLGRMRGSLATLERLVQIFPEDIALKNELGVAHLLIGDNKGAKRVYEEVLAVAPSDGFAKVHYGFILKSENKIAESIPYLKEGLESGAPGTDDGRFYFHLGDALQRVGDPTQAHEWYEVGYRRGHFASVWQRSLYNVPGLRAQPWWTAKETGYTDLVQTLERNWMTIREEALAVLDANSGLFLPEDENLRETGDWSQFTLWQQGRKVGSSCQSVPKTCALLERFKEATTCKRGQIKFSVMHPGTHVWPHTGPTNCRLRMHLGLIIPPRGCRIRCTNQTREWEEGKVLIFDDSFEHEVWQDADSHRLIFIVDVWHPELSQSQRHALSPI
- the unm_hu7910 gene encoding aspartyl/asparaginyl beta-hydroxylase isoform X8, whose translation is MAETEADGTKMANMAEPQAEPAVSKSSKKSEGHSVFSWLIVLALLGAWMSVAVVWFDIVEYKNVLGTLGKVYDSDGDGDFDVEDAKVLLGLKEKIVSEKEEEPTKTAGASVDHNPEEKPSGESYRETGNEVKKDEKPVPVASYNEDKVAAPSFFQPFDSQESIDSTGELVVEALPEKTLELSATDSYHGEDSYYKQLEKEFADILADENKGSTPEDTPENKAPEMMIEPEPTVVPEMASDLTLGTETSKLQRTSESLSAHETTSGITPETEVKKKKPNLLNKFDKTIKSEINAAEKLRKKGKVEEALHAFEALVQKYPQSPRSRYGKAQAEDDMAEKLRSNDMLLKAVNTYREAAELPDAPADLIKATLKRRADRQQFLGRMRGSLATLERLVQIFPEDIALKNELGVAHLLIGDNKGAKRVYEEVLAVAPSDGFAKVHYGFILKSENKIAESIPYLKEGLESGAPGTDDGRFYFHLGDALQRVGDPTQAHEWYEVGYRRGHFASVWQRSLYNVPGLRAQPWWTAKETGYTDLVQTLERNWMTIREEALAVLDANSGLFLPEDENLRETGDWSQFTLWQQGRKVGSSCQSVPKTCALLERFKEATTCKRGQIKFSVMHPGTHVWPHTGPTNCRLRMHLGLIIPPRGCRIRCTNQTREWEEGKVLIFDDSFEHEVWQDADSHRLIFIVDVWHPELSQSQRHALSPI
- the unm_hu7910 gene encoding aspartyl/asparaginyl beta-hydroxylase isoform X13 → MAETEADGTKMANMAEPQAEPAVSKSSKKSEGHSVFSWLIVLALLGAWMSVAVVWFDIVEYKNVLGTLGKVYDSDGDGDFDVEDAKVLLGLKEKIVSEKEEEPTKTAGASVDHNPEEKPSGESYRETGNEVKKDEKPVPVASYNEDKVAAPSFFQPFGSTPEDTPENKAPEMMIEPEPTVVPEMASDLTLGTETSKLQRTSESLSAHETTSGITPETEVKKKKPNLLNKFDKTIKSEINAAEKLRKKGKVEEALHAFEALVQKYPQSPRSRYGKAQAEDDMAEKLRSNDMLLKAVNTYREAAELPDAPADLIKATLKRRADRQQFLGRMRGSLATLERLVQIFPEDIALKNELGVAHLLIGDNKGAKRVYEEVLAVAPSDGFAKVHYGFILKSENKIAESIPYLKEGLESGAPGTDDGRFYFHLGDALQRVGDPTQAHEWYEVGYRRGHFASVWQRSLYNVPGLRAQPWWTAKETGYTDLVQTLERNWMTIREEALAVLDANSGLFLPEDENLRETGDWSQFTLWQQGRKVGSSCQSVPKTCALLERFKEATTCKRGQIKFSVMHPGTHVWPHTGPTNCRLRMHLGLIIPPRGCRIRCTNQTREWEEGKVLIFDDSFEHEVWQDADSHRLIFIVDVWHPELSQSQRHALSPI
- the unm_hu7910 gene encoding aspartyl/asparaginyl beta-hydroxylase isoform X12, whose amino-acid sequence is MAETEADGTKMANMAEPQAEPAVSKSSKKSEGHSVFSWLIVLALLGAWMSVAVVWFDIVEYKNVLGTLGKVYDSDGDGDFDVEDAKVLLGLKEKIVSEKEEEPTKTAGASVDHNPEEKPSGESYRETGNEVKKDEKPVPVASYNEDKVAAPSFFQPFVADILADENKGSTPEDTPENKAPEMMIEPEPTVVPEMASDLTLGTETSKLQRTSESLSAHETTSGITPETEVKKKKPNLLNKFDKTIKSEINAAEKLRKKGKVEEALHAFEALVQKYPQSPRSRYGKAQAEDDMAEKLRSNDMLLKAVNTYREAAELPDAPADLIKATLKRRADRQQFLGRMRGSLATLERLVQIFPEDIALKNELGVAHLLIGDNKGAKRVYEEVLAVAPSDGFAKVHYGFILKSENKIAESIPYLKEGLESGAPGTDDGRFYFHLGDALQRVGDPTQAHEWYEVGYRRGHFASVWQRSLYNVPGLRAQPWWTAKETGYTDLVQTLERNWMTIREEALAVLDANSGLFLPEDENLRETGDWSQFTLWQQGRKVGSSCQSVPKTCALLERFKEATTCKRGQIKFSVMHPGTHVWPHTGPTNCRLRMHLGLIIPPRGCRIRCTNQTREWEEGKVLIFDDSFEHEVWQDADSHRLIFIVDVWHPELSQSQRHALSPI
- the unm_hu7910 gene encoding aspartyl/asparaginyl beta-hydroxylase isoform X11, with amino-acid sequence MAETEADGTKMANMAEPQAEPAVSKSSKKSEGHSVFSWLIVLALLGAWMSVAVVWFDIVEYKNVLGTLGKVYDSDGDGDFDVEDAKVLLGLKEKIVSEKEEEPTKTAGASVDHNPEEKPSGESYRETGNEVKKDEKPVPVASYNEDKVAAPSFFQPFDSQESIDSTGVADILADENKGSTPEDTPENKAPEMMIEPEPTVVPEMASDLTLGTETSKLQRTSESLSAHETTSGITPETEVKKKKPNLLNKFDKTIKSEINAAEKLRKKGKVEEALHAFEALVQKYPQSPRSRYGKAQAEDDMAEKLRSNDMLLKAVNTYREAAELPDAPADLIKATLKRRADRQQFLGRMRGSLATLERLVQIFPEDIALKNELGVAHLLIGDNKGAKRVYEEVLAVAPSDGFAKVHYGFILKSENKIAESIPYLKEGLESGAPGTDDGRFYFHLGDALQRVGDPTQAHEWYEVGYRRGHFASVWQRSLYNVPGLRAQPWWTAKETGYTDLVQTLERNWMTIREEALAVLDANSGLFLPEDENLRETGDWSQFTLWQQGRKVGSSCQSVPKTCALLERFKEATTCKRGQIKFSVMHPGTHVWPHTGPTNCRLRMHLGLIIPPRGCRIRCTNQTREWEEGKVLIFDDSFEHEVWQDADSHRLIFIVDVWHPELSQSQRHALSPI
- the unm_hu7910 gene encoding aspartyl/asparaginyl beta-hydroxylase isoform X10; amino-acid sequence: MAETEADGTKMANMAEPQAEPAVSKSSKKSEGHSVFSWLIVLALLGAWMSVAVVWFDIVEYKNVLGTLGKVYDSDGDGDFDVEDAKVLLGASVDHNPEEKPSGESYRETGNEVKKDEKPVPVASYNEDKVAAPSFFQPFDSQESIDSTGELVVEALPEKTLELSATDSYHGEDSYYKQLEKEFADILADENKGSTPEDTPENKAPEMMIEPEPTVVPEMASDLTLGTETSKLQRTSESLSAHETTSGITPETEVKKKKPNLLNKFDKTIKSEINAAEKLRKKGKVEEALHAFEALVQKYPQSPRSRYGKAQAEDDMAEKLRSNDMLLKAVNTYREAAELPDAPADLIKATLKRRADRQQFLGRMRGSLATLERLVQIFPEDIALKNELGVAHLLIGDNKGAKRVYEEVLAVAPSDGFAKVHYGFILKSENKIAESIPYLKEGLESGAPGTDDGRFYFHLGDALQRVGDPTQAHEWYEVGYRRGHFASVWQRSLYNVPGLRAQPWWTAKETGYTDLVQTLERNWMTIREEALAVLDANSGLFLPEDENLRETGDWSQFTLWQQGRKVGSSCQSVPKTCALLERFKEATTCKRGQIKFSVMHPGTHVWPHTGPTNCRLRMHLGLIIPPRGCRIRCTNQTREWEEGKVLIFDDSFEHEVWQDADSHRLIFIVDVWHPELSQSQRHALSPI
- the unm_hu7910 gene encoding aspartyl/asparaginyl beta-hydroxylase isoform X16, with translation MAETEADGTKMANMAEPQAEPAVSKSSKKSEGHSVFSWLIVLALLGAWMSVAVVWFDIVEYKNVLGTLGKVYDSDGDGDFDVEDAKVLLGASVDHNPEEKPSGESYRETGNEVKKDEKPVPVASYNEVADILADENKGSTPEDTPENKAPEMMIEPEPTVVPEMASDLTLGTETSKLQRTSESLSAHETTSGITPETEVKKKKPNLLNKFDKTIKSEINAAEKLRKKGKVEEALHAFEALVQKYPQSPRSRYGKAQAEDDMAEKLRSNDMLLKAVNTYREAAELPDAPADLIKATLKRRADRQQFLGRMRGSLATLERLVQIFPEDIALKNELGVAHLLIGDNKGAKRVYEEVLAVAPSDGFAKVHYGFILKSENKIAESIPYLKEGLESGAPGTDDGRFYFHLGDALQRVGDPTQAHEWYEVGYRRGHFASVWQRSLYNVPGLRAQPWWTAKETGYTDLVQTLERNWMTIREEALAVLDANSGLFLPEDENLRETGDWSQFTLWQQGRKVGSSCQSVPKTCALLERFKEATTCKRGQIKFSVMHPGTHVWPHTGPTNCRLRMHLGLIIPPRGCRIRCTNQTREWEEGKVLIFDDSFEHEVWQDADSHRLIFIVDVWHPELSQSQRHALSPI
- the unm_hu7910 gene encoding aspartyl/asparaginyl beta-hydroxylase isoform X9, whose protein sequence is MAETEADGTKMANMAEPQAEPAVSKSSKKSEGHSVFSWLIVLALLGAWMSVAVVWFDIVEYKNVLGTLGKVYDSDGDGDFDVEDAKVLLGLKEKIVSEKEEEPTKTAGASVDHNPEEKPSGESYRETGNEVKKDEKPVPVASYNEDKVAAPSFFQPFDSQESIDSTGELVVEALPEKTLELSATDSYHGEDSYYKQLEKEFADILADENKGSTPEDTPENKAPEMMIEPEPTVVPEMASDLTLGTETSKLQRTSESLSAHETTSGITPETEVKKKKPNLLNKFDKTIKSEINAAEKLRKKGKVEEALHAFEALVQKYPQSPRSRYGKAQAEDDMAEKLRSNDMLLKAVNTYREAAELPDAPADLIKATLKRRADRQQFLGRMRGSLATLERLVQIFPEDIALKNELGVAHLLIGDNKGAKRVYEEVLAVAPSDGFAKVHYGFILKSENKIAESIPYLKEGLESGAPGTDDGRFYFHLGDALQRVGDPTAHEWYEVGYRRGHFASVWQRSLYNVPGLRAQPWWTAKETGYTDLVQTLERNWMTIREEALAVLDANSGLFLPEDENLRETGDWSQFTLWQQGRKVGSSCQSVPKTCALLERFKEATTCKRGQIKFSVMHPGTHVWPHTGPTNCRLRMHLGLIIPPRGCRIRCTNQTREWEEGKVLIFDDSFEHEVWQDADSHRLIFIVDVWHPELSQSQRHALSPI
- the unm_hu7910 gene encoding aspartyl/asparaginyl beta-hydroxylase isoform X14; the protein is MAETEADGTKMANMAEPQAEPAVSKSSKKSEGHSVFSWLIVLALLGAWMSVAVVWFDIVEYKNVLGTLGKVYDSDGDGDFDVEDAKVLLGLKEKIVSEKEEEPTKTAGASVDHNPEEKPSGESYRETGNEVKKDEKPVPVASYNEVADILADENKGSTPEDTPENKAPEMMIEPEPTVVPEMASDLTLGTETSKLQRTSESLSAHETTSGITPETEVKKKKPNLLNKFDKTIKSEINAAEKLRKKGKVEEALHAFEALVQKYPQSPRSRYGKAQAEDDMAEKLRSNDMLLKAVNTYREAAELPDAPADLIKATLKRRADRQQFLGRMRGSLATLERLVQIFPEDIALKNELGVAHLLIGDNKGAKRVYEEVLAVAPSDGFAKVHYGFILKSENKIAESIPYLKEGLESGAPGTDDGRFYFHLGDALQRVGDPTQAHEWYEVGYRRGHFASVWQRSLYNVPGLRAQPWWTAKETGYTDLVQTLERNWMTIREEALAVLDANSGLFLPEDENLRETGDWSQFTLWQQGRKVGSSCQSVPKTCALLERFKEATTCKRGQIKFSVMHPGTHVWPHTGPTNCRLRMHLGLIIPPRGCRIRCTNQTREWEEGKVLIFDDSFEHEVWQDADSHRLIFIVDVWHPELSQSQRHALSPI
- the unm_hu7910 gene encoding aspartyl/asparaginyl beta-hydroxylase isoform X17; the encoded protein is MAETEADGTKMANMAEPQAEPAVSKSSKKSEGHSVFSWLIVLALLGAWMSVAVVWFDIVEYKNVLGTLGKVYDSDGDGDFDVEDAKVLLGASVDHNPEEKPSGESYRETGNEVKKDEKPVPVASYNEGSTPEDTPENKAPEMMIEPEPTVVPEMASDLTLGTETSKLQRTSESLSAHETTSGITPETEVKKKKPNLLNKFDKTIKSEINAAEKLRKKGKVEEALHAFEALVQKYPQSPRSRYGKAQAEDDMAEKLRSNDMLLKAVNTYREAAELPDAPADLIKATLKRRADRQQFLGRMRGSLATLERLVQIFPEDIALKNELGVAHLLIGDNKGAKRVYEEVLAVAPSDGFAKVHYGFILKSENKIAESIPYLKEGLESGAPGTDDGRFYFHLGDALQRVGDPTQAHEWYEVGYRRGHFASVWQRSLYNVPGLRAQPWWTAKETGYTDLVQTLERNWMTIREEALAVLDANSGLFLPEDENLRETGDWSQFTLWQQGRKVGSSCQSVPKTCALLERFKEATTCKRGQIKFSVMHPGTHVWPHTGPTNCRLRMHLGLIIPPRGCRIRCTNQTREWEEGKVLIFDDSFEHEVWQDADSHRLIFIVDVWHPELSQSQRHALSPI